A stretch of the Heterodontus francisci isolate sHetFra1 chromosome 10, sHetFra1.hap1, whole genome shotgun sequence genome encodes the following:
- the LOC137374288 gene encoding AP-1 complex subunit sigma-2 isoform X2, protein MALEPGFQSQAGCSCGRWSSGFRPGLVASQREKMQFMLLFSRQGKLRLQKWYVPLSDKEKKKITRELVQTVLARKPKMCSFLEWRDLKIVYKRYASLYFCCAIEDQDNELITLEIIHRYVELLDKYFGSVCELDIIFNFEKAYFILDEFLLGGEVQETSKKNVLKAIEQADLLQEPRHEYFNVPVY, encoded by the exons ATGGCCCTGGAACCCGGGTTTCAGAGCCAGGCCGGGTGCAGTTGTGGTCGGTGGAGTAGTGGCTTCCGCCCCGGCCTTGTGGCCTCACAGCGGGAAAAG ATGCAGTTTATGCTGCTTTTTAGTCGTCAGGGGAAACTTCGACTGCAAAAATGGTATGTTCCCCTCTCAGACAAAGAGAAGAAAAAAATTACAAGGGAGCTGGTCCAGACAGTTTTGGCTCGTAAACCCAAGATGTGCAGCTTTTTGGAATGGAGAGATCTGAAGATTGTATATAAAAG gtatgcaagtctttatttctgcTGTGCTATTGAGGACCAGGACAATGAACTCATAACCCTTGAGATTATCCATCGTTATGTTGAGCTCCTAGACAAGTATTTTGGAAGT GTTTGCGAACTTGACATTATCTTTAACTTTGAGAAGGCTTATTTTATCTTGGATGAGTTCTTGTTAGGAGGGGAAGTGCAGGAGACTTCAAAGAAGAATGTACTGAAAGCAATCGAACAAGCTGATCTGCTGCAGGAG
- the LOC137374288 gene encoding AP-1 complex subunit sigma-2 isoform X3 — translation MQFMLLFSRQGKLRLQKWYVPLSDKEKKKITRELVQTVLARKPKMCSFLEWRDLKIVYKRYASLYFCCAIEDQDNELITLEIIHRYVELLDKYFGSVCELDIIFNFEKAYFILDEFLLGGEVQETSKKNVLKAIEQADLLQEEAETPRSVLEEIGLT, via the exons ATGCAGTTTATGCTGCTTTTTAGTCGTCAGGGGAAACTTCGACTGCAAAAATGGTATGTTCCCCTCTCAGACAAAGAGAAGAAAAAAATTACAAGGGAGCTGGTCCAGACAGTTTTGGCTCGTAAACCCAAGATGTGCAGCTTTTTGGAATGGAGAGATCTGAAGATTGTATATAAAAG gtatgcaagtctttatttctgcTGTGCTATTGAGGACCAGGACAATGAACTCATAACCCTTGAGATTATCCATCGTTATGTTGAGCTCCTAGACAAGTATTTTGGAAGT GTTTGCGAACTTGACATTATCTTTAACTTTGAGAAGGCTTATTTTATCTTGGATGAGTTCTTGTTAGGAGGGGAAGTGCAGGAGACTTCAAAGAAGAATGTACTGAAAGCAATCGAACAAGCTGATCTGCTGCAGGAG
- the LOC137374288 gene encoding AP-1 complex subunit sigma-2 isoform X1: protein MALEPGFQSQAGCSCGRWSSGFRPGLVASQREKMQFMLLFSRQGKLRLQKWYVPLSDKEKKKITRELVQTVLARKPKMCSFLEWRDLKIVYKRYASLYFCCAIEDQDNELITLEIIHRYVELLDKYFGSVCELDIIFNFEKAYFILDEFLLGGEVQETSKKNVLKAIEQADLLQEEAETPRSVLEEIGLT from the exons ATGGCCCTGGAACCCGGGTTTCAGAGCCAGGCCGGGTGCAGTTGTGGTCGGTGGAGTAGTGGCTTCCGCCCCGGCCTTGTGGCCTCACAGCGGGAAAAG ATGCAGTTTATGCTGCTTTTTAGTCGTCAGGGGAAACTTCGACTGCAAAAATGGTATGTTCCCCTCTCAGACAAAGAGAAGAAAAAAATTACAAGGGAGCTGGTCCAGACAGTTTTGGCTCGTAAACCCAAGATGTGCAGCTTTTTGGAATGGAGAGATCTGAAGATTGTATATAAAAG gtatgcaagtctttatttctgcTGTGCTATTGAGGACCAGGACAATGAACTCATAACCCTTGAGATTATCCATCGTTATGTTGAGCTCCTAGACAAGTATTTTGGAAGT GTTTGCGAACTTGACATTATCTTTAACTTTGAGAAGGCTTATTTTATCTTGGATGAGTTCTTGTTAGGAGGGGAAGTGCAGGAGACTTCAAAGAAGAATGTACTGAAAGCAATCGAACAAGCTGATCTGCTGCAGGAG